A genomic region of Noviherbaspirillum sp. L7-7A contains the following coding sequences:
- a CDS encoding AlkA N-terminal domain-containing protein, with protein sequence MSTTFDHPPDTDSCYRALLARDARFDGVFFTGVRTTGIYCRPVCAVRPPRRASCEFFASAAAAEAAGFRPCLRCRPELAPYAVQQNLAYAVWQRIAAGALNEGGDDEGGALERLAAEVGLSSRQVRRVLLRHFGVTPVELAQTQRLLFAKKLLQETLLPMPEVAFAAGFRSVRRFNALFVSRYRMAPGALRRAGGDGIEDGALTLRLAYRPPYAWEQMLRYLQRRATPGVEAVREQGGELHYLRSVQLQGGQGWLRVSHLPQRGQLLLQTAASLAPWLMPLAARLRSQFDLDANPTAIEAQLAGDSLLAARIAAAPGLRVPGAFDIFELAVRAVLGQQVSVAGATTLAGRLAQRFGRPAHTPFPETCLHFPLPGELAAVPVEAIAGCGLPLARARTLSALAQFANAGGLVFAPGTSLADVVARLKTVPGIGEWTAQYIALRGLRFPDAFPAGDLGLQKAASGIEGGRLNEAQLLARAAAWAPWRGYAALLLWHEVQ encoded by the coding sequence ATGAGTACCACCTTCGATCATCCGCCCGACACCGACAGCTGCTACCGCGCGCTGCTCGCGCGCGACGCCCGCTTCGACGGCGTCTTCTTTACCGGCGTCAGGACCACCGGTATCTATTGCCGCCCGGTCTGCGCGGTGCGCCCGCCGCGCCGCGCTTCCTGCGAATTCTTCGCCAGCGCCGCAGCCGCCGAGGCGGCGGGCTTTCGTCCCTGCCTGCGCTGCCGGCCTGAACTTGCGCCCTATGCGGTCCAGCAGAACCTGGCTTATGCGGTGTGGCAGCGCATTGCCGCCGGCGCACTGAATGAAGGCGGTGACGATGAAGGCGGCGCGCTGGAACGGCTGGCGGCCGAGGTCGGGCTGTCGTCGCGCCAGGTGCGCCGGGTATTGCTGCGCCATTTTGGCGTCACGCCCGTCGAGCTGGCCCAGACCCAGCGCCTGCTGTTTGCCAAGAAGCTGCTGCAGGAAACCCTGCTGCCCATGCCCGAGGTGGCGTTTGCGGCGGGCTTTCGCAGCGTGCGCCGCTTCAATGCGCTGTTCGTCAGCCGCTACCGGATGGCGCCGGGGGCATTGCGCCGCGCCGGCGGCGATGGCATCGAGGACGGTGCGCTGACCCTGCGGCTGGCTTACCGGCCGCCCTATGCCTGGGAGCAGATGCTGCGCTATCTGCAGCGGCGCGCCACGCCCGGCGTGGAAGCGGTGCGCGAGCAGGGCGGCGAACTGCATTACCTGCGCAGCGTGCAGCTGCAGGGCGGTCAGGGCTGGCTGCGGGTGTCGCATCTGCCGCAGCGCGGCCAGTTGCTGCTGCAGACGGCCGCTTCGCTGGCGCCATGGCTCATGCCGCTGGCGGCGCGGCTGCGCAGCCAGTTCGACCTCGACGCCAATCCGACCGCCATCGAAGCGCAACTGGCAGGCGACAGCCTGCTCGCAGCGAGGATCGCCGCAGCGCCCGGCCTGCGCGTGCCCGGCGCTTTCGATATCTTCGAACTGGCCGTGCGGGCGGTGCTGGGACAGCAGGTCAGCGTGGCCGGCGCGACCACGCTGGCGGGCCGCCTGGCGCAACGCTTCGGCAGGCCGGCCCATACGCCGTTTCCGGAAACCTGTCTGCATTTCCCCTTGCCCGGTGAGCTGGCGGCGGTGCCGGTGGAAGCCATCGCCGGCTGCGGCCTGCCGCTCGCGCGCGCCCGCACCCTGTCGGCGCTGGCGCAGTTCGCCAACGCCGGCGGGCTGGTCTTTGCGCCGGGCACCAGCCTGGCCGACGTGGTGGCGCGCCTGAAGACCGTGCCTGGCATCGGCGAATGGACTGCGCAATACATCGCGCTGCGCGGGCTGCGCTTTCCGGATGCCTTCCCGGCCGGCGACCTCGGCCTGCAGAAGGCGGCGTCCGGCATCGAAGGCGGGCGTCTGAATGAAGCGCAACTGCTGGCGCGCGCAGCTGCCTGGGCGCCTTGGCGCGGCTATGCGGCGCTGCTGCTATGGCATGAAGTGCA